The Lysobacter gummosus genome includes a region encoding these proteins:
- a CDS encoding SapC family protein: MLIYDRVVPLNRHTHRRLRLRSAQHNARFAAELNSVPLTTVEFPHAASEYAIVFARLENGDFLPAVVVGLRNQQNLYVDENARWKRGYVPAFLRQYPFMLAEDRDSGTVTVCVDMAYDGLSEEEGDALFQENGDDSENLGRAMTFLQDLHGEFKRTAAFTAKLKELNLLDQQVIRFGGEGEPQRELGGVYVVSEERLLQLDDAVLPELLRSGAMGLIYTHLVSMRNLDRLSELAQQDAAKSAAAPSAVN; this comes from the coding sequence ATGCTGATCTACGACCGCGTCGTACCGCTCAACCGCCACACCCACCGCCGCCTGCGCCTGCGCTCGGCCCAGCACAACGCCCGTTTCGCCGCCGAGCTCAACTCGGTGCCGCTGACCACGGTCGAATTCCCGCACGCCGCTTCCGAGTACGCGATCGTGTTCGCGCGCCTGGAGAACGGCGACTTCCTGCCGGCGGTCGTGGTCGGGCTGCGCAACCAGCAGAACCTGTACGTGGACGAGAACGCGCGCTGGAAGCGCGGCTATGTGCCGGCGTTCCTGCGCCAATATCCGTTCATGCTCGCCGAGGACCGCGACAGCGGCACGGTCACCGTCTGCGTCGATATGGCCTACGACGGCCTGTCGGAAGAAGAGGGCGACGCGCTGTTCCAGGAAAACGGCGACGACAGCGAGAACCTCGGCCGCGCGATGACCTTCCTGCAGGACCTGCACGGCGAGTTCAAGCGCACCGCCGCGTTCACCGCCAAGCTCAAGGAACTGAACCTGCTGGACCAGCAGGTGATCCGCTTCGGCGGCGAAGGCGAACCGCAGCGCGAGCTGGGCGGCGTCTACGTGGTCTCGGAAGAGCGCCTGCTGCAGCTCGACGACGCGGTGCTGCCGGAACTGCTGCGCTCCGGCGCGATGGGCCTGATCTATACCCACCTGGTGTCGATGCGCAATCTCGACCGCCTGTCCGAACTCGCCCAGCAGGACGCGGCCAAGTCCGCCGCCGCTCCCTCCGCGGTCAACTGA
- a CDS encoding ShlB/FhaC/HecB family hemolysin secretion/activation protein — protein MHLRLIAAVGLTFLGPTGLHAQETAQGTQAAPTLARFDVMAYQVLGNTKLPTLDIEKAVYPHLGPQRSEQDVEAARAALQSLYDKSGYPTVSVVIPEQDASTGLVTLQVNEQKVGRLRVNGADYFSPDDIERAAPSLAQGSVPNFKDVQRDIVALNQLPDRRVTPEIKAGATPNTVDVDLNVDDSLPLHGSLEINNRNSANTTEQRVAASVRYDNLWQRGHSASLSVQLAPQRRADAEVFSASYLARFGSSPWSLLGYAVRSKSDIAVVGDLNVIGNGTLAGVRLMRSFAAREGFFHSLSVGVDYKDFNEALVQGADRGSVPIEYFPFSVNYNADWIKEHSVSDLALSAVFNLRGVGDGRAAFDAKRFQAQPNFFYLRASGSHTWKFANDAQLMLRMQTQFAGEPLISNEQFSIGGLDSARGYYESESLGDTGAAATLEARTPSFADSLGEAFQEMRLRAFVDAGYARINDRLSDQLRSETLVSAGLGASLKMFEHLNGSIDVSHPLSSPNGKDRKPDSIELGVRVWGEF, from the coding sequence ATGCATCTACGCCTTATCGCAGCCGTTGGTCTGACGTTCCTCGGGCCGACGGGCTTGCACGCGCAGGAAACCGCCCAAGGCACGCAGGCCGCGCCGACGCTCGCGCGTTTCGACGTGATGGCCTATCAGGTGCTGGGCAATACCAAGCTGCCCACGCTCGATATCGAGAAAGCGGTGTATCCGCACCTGGGCCCGCAGCGCAGCGAGCAGGACGTGGAAGCTGCGCGCGCGGCGCTGCAGTCGCTGTACGACAAGAGCGGCTATCCGACCGTCAGCGTGGTGATCCCGGAGCAGGACGCGTCCACCGGCCTGGTCACGCTGCAGGTCAACGAACAGAAGGTCGGCCGCCTGCGGGTCAACGGCGCGGACTATTTCTCGCCCGACGACATCGAGCGCGCCGCGCCGTCGCTGGCGCAGGGCTCGGTGCCCAACTTCAAGGACGTGCAGCGCGACATCGTCGCCCTCAACCAGTTGCCCGACCGCCGGGTGACGCCGGAGATCAAGGCCGGCGCCACGCCGAATACCGTCGATGTCGATCTCAACGTCGACGATTCGCTGCCGCTGCACGGCTCGCTCGAAATCAACAACCGCAACAGCGCCAACACCACCGAGCAACGCGTGGCCGCCAGCGTGCGCTACGACAATCTGTGGCAGCGCGGCCACAGCGCCAGCCTGTCGGTGCAACTGGCGCCGCAGCGGCGCGCCGACGCGGAAGTATTCTCGGCTTCCTATCTGGCGCGCTTCGGCTCATCGCCGTGGTCGCTGCTGGGTTACGCGGTGCGCAGCAAGAGCGACATCGCCGTGGTCGGCGACCTCAACGTCATCGGCAACGGCACCCTGGCCGGCGTGCGCCTGATGCGCTCTTTCGCCGCGCGCGAAGGCTTCTTCCATTCGCTGAGCGTGGGCGTGGACTACAAGGACTTCAACGAAGCGCTGGTGCAGGGCGCCGATCGCGGTTCGGTGCCGATCGAGTATTTCCCGTTCAGCGTCAACTACAACGCCGACTGGATCAAAGAGCATTCGGTCAGCGACCTGGCCTTGTCGGCGGTGTTCAACCTGCGCGGCGTCGGCGACGGCCGCGCCGCTTTCGACGCCAAGCGCTTTCAGGCCCAGCCGAATTTCTTCTACCTGCGCGCTTCGGGCTCGCATACGTGGAAATTCGCCAACGACGCGCAACTGATGCTGCGCATGCAGACCCAGTTCGCCGGCGAGCCGCTGATCAGCAACGAGCAATTCAGCATCGGCGGCCTGGACAGTGCGCGCGGCTATTACGAATCCGAATCGCTCGGCGACACGGGCGCGGCGGCGACGCTGGAAGCGCGCACGCCCTCGTTCGCCGATTCGCTCGGCGAGGCGTTCCAGGAAATGCGTCTGCGCGCTTTCGTCGATGCCGGTTATGCGCGCATCAACGACCGGCTGTCGGATCAGCTGCGCAGCGAGACCTTGGTCAGCGCCGGCCTGGGCGCCTCGCTGAAGATGTTCGAGCATCTCAACGGTTCCATCGATGTGTCCCACCCGTTGTCCAGTCCGAACGGCAAGGACCGCAAGCCCGATTCGATCGAACTCGGCGTGCGGGTTTGGGGCGAGTTTTAA
- a CDS encoding DUF2341 domain-containing protein — protein MTQLRVLLVCLFLSLISLPASAASWWDGKWNYRAKIDLNTTSAGAAVSEPGGRAQVLVRLHSGNFNFADAKEDGSDVRFIAADDRTPLKYHFEKYDGLVDQVALAWVDVPNLEANAASSVYVYFGNAEATPGGDAKGSYDADNIAVYHFANQGAAGNDQTAYANNAQAPLTLAESALIGSGLQLNGQAPVTVPASSSLNLAAAQPLTVSAWIKPTGAGATGIIASLPGALTVGIESGVIYAETPGANGALRTSAGAPLTSEGWAHIAVRAADNKLAVYVNGAPAGEVAAALPLANAGLLIGGERVAAGAAARPNFIGLIDELQVSKTARPLGLIQAAAHSQGLDARLLTFQPVEQRSGDGGHNYFGILFSALTVDAWVVIVILGFMAAISWWVMIGKGVFVNVTSKANERFLQAFRKYAGEYPLHDIAWVKGAEGDGPLNGEKSNLARLLAIGLDELRNRVAAAGGRSVVRTQSIAAIRSALDAAAVRESQRLNKLMVLLTIAISGGPFLGLLGTVVGVMITFAAVAAAGDVNINAIAPGIAAALLATVAGLAVAIPALFGYNYLLSRTEAIGADMQVFVDELEKRIAEDYAGDAPVPAHLSRSVSTESLP, from the coding sequence GTGACTCAATTGCGCGTGTTGCTGGTCTGCTTGTTCCTGTCGCTGATCTCGTTGCCGGCATCGGCGGCGTCGTGGTGGGACGGTAAATGGAACTACCGGGCCAAGATCGATCTCAACACCACCTCGGCCGGCGCCGCGGTCAGCGAGCCCGGCGGCCGCGCCCAGGTCCTGGTGCGCCTGCATTCGGGCAACTTCAACTTCGCCGACGCGAAGGAAGACGGCAGCGACGTGCGCTTCATCGCCGCCGACGACCGCACGCCGCTGAAGTACCACTTCGAGAAATACGACGGACTGGTCGATCAGGTCGCGCTGGCCTGGGTGGACGTGCCGAACCTGGAAGCCAACGCGGCTTCGTCGGTCTACGTCTATTTCGGCAACGCCGAGGCGACGCCCGGCGGCGACGCCAAGGGCAGCTACGACGCGGACAACATCGCGGTCTATCACTTCGCCAACCAGGGCGCGGCCGGCAACGATCAGACCGCCTACGCCAACAACGCGCAGGCGCCGCTGACCCTGGCCGAATCGGCGCTGATTGGTTCGGGCCTGCAATTGAACGGTCAGGCGCCGGTGACGGTGCCGGCGTCGTCGTCGCTGAATCTCGCCGCGGCGCAGCCGTTGACGGTGTCGGCGTGGATTAAACCAACCGGAGCCGGCGCGACGGGAATAATCGCGTCGCTGCCGGGTGCACTGACGGTCGGAATCGAATCCGGCGTCATCTACGCCGAAACGCCCGGCGCCAACGGCGCCTTGCGCACCTCTGCCGGCGCACCGCTCACCAGCGAAGGCTGGGCCCACATCGCCGTGCGCGCCGCCGACAACAAGCTCGCCGTCTACGTCAACGGCGCGCCGGCCGGCGAAGTCGCGGCGGCCTTGCCGCTGGCCAACGCCGGTCTGCTGATCGGCGGCGAACGCGTCGCCGCCGGCGCCGCGGCGCGGCCGAACTTCATCGGCCTGATCGACGAGTTGCAAGTGTCCAAGACCGCGCGTCCGCTCGGCCTGATCCAGGCCGCCGCGCACAGCCAGGGCCTGGACGCGCGCCTGCTGACCTTCCAGCCGGTCGAGCAGCGCTCCGGCGACGGCGGCCACAACTACTTCGGCATCCTGTTCAGCGCGCTGACCGTCGATGCCTGGGTGGTGATCGTGATCCTGGGCTTCATGGCCGCGATCTCGTGGTGGGTGATGATCGGCAAGGGCGTGTTCGTCAACGTCACCTCCAAGGCCAACGAGCGCTTCCTGCAAGCCTTCCGCAAATACGCCGGCGAATATCCGCTGCACGACATCGCCTGGGTCAAGGGCGCGGAAGGCGACGGGCCGCTCAACGGGGAGAAATCGAATCTCGCCCGGCTGCTCGCGATCGGCCTGGACGAACTGCGCAACCGCGTCGCCGCCGCCGGCGGACGTTCGGTGGTGCGCACGCAGTCGATCGCCGCGATCCGTTCCGCCCTCGACGCCGCCGCGGTGCGCGAGAGCCAACGCTTGAACAAGTTGATGGTGCTGCTGACGATCGCCATCTCCGGCGGCCCGTTCCTGGGCCTGCTCGGTACCGTGGTCGGCGTGATGATCACCTTCGCCGCGGTGGCCGCGGCGGGCGATGTCAACATCAACGCGATCGCGCCCGGCATCGCCGCCGCGCTGCTGGCGACGGTGGCCGGTCTGGCCGTCGCGATCCCGGCGCTGTTTGGCTACAACTACCTGCTCAGCCGCACCGAGGCGATCGGCGCGGACATGCAGGTGTTCGTGGACGAACTGGAAAAGCGCATCGCGGAAGATTACGCCGGCGACGCGCCGGTGCCCGCGCACCTGTCGCGCAGCGTGTCCACGGAGTCGCTGCCGTGA
- a CDS encoding ExbD/TolR family protein, with protein MKVQGKKPYDDINITPMLDLAYVLLVIFIIMTTAAVQGIKVDLPKASASQPLSVPKTKVIAIDNAGQVSIDAVPVSMSELEQQLRNALANDAELPVILRGDRAVQYEKVMAVLDLCSKLGISSIGLASQRQAAG; from the coding sequence GTGAAGGTCCAGGGCAAGAAGCCTTACGACGACATCAACATCACGCCGATGCTGGATCTGGCGTACGTACTGCTGGTGATCTTCATCATCATGACCACCGCGGCGGTGCAGGGCATCAAGGTCGATCTGCCCAAGGCCAGCGCCAGCCAGCCCTTGTCGGTGCCCAAGACCAAGGTCATCGCGATCGACAACGCGGGGCAGGTCAGCATCGATGCGGTGCCGGTCAGCATGAGCGAGCTGGAACAGCAACTGCGCAACGCGCTGGCCAACGACGCCGAGTTGCCGGTGATCCTGCGCGGCGATCGCGCCGTGCAATACGAAAAGGTCATGGCGGTGCTGGACCTGTGCAGCAAGCTCGGCATCTCCTCGATCGGACTGGCGTCGCAGCGCCAGGCCGCGGGCTGA
- a CDS encoding TonB family protein, with product MSAPTTYGRPSRLSRALGVAGALGVFAVLAWLVWSLMQDSRPMPKRTPPRITQVILPPPPPPPPPPQPDKVQEEEKLVENTPFESLDKPQEDSPEPPGDPLTAEAGPGSNEFGLQAGSGGGTRIGGKGGGGNPYAGYASMVQRAVQQYLQQADKTRKGRYSATVAMWLNADGTIQRSQVIASTGKPELDAAIVAALQGRSLPQPPPAEMPQPINLRIGAIAPG from the coding sequence ATGTCCGCACCCACGACCTATGGCCGTCCCTCCAGGCTGTCGCGCGCGCTCGGCGTCGCCGGCGCGCTCGGCGTGTTCGCCGTGCTCGCCTGGCTGGTGTGGTCGCTGATGCAGGACAGCCGGCCGATGCCCAAGCGCACGCCGCCGCGCATCACCCAGGTGATCCTGCCGCCGCCGCCTCCGCCGCCGCCGCCGCCGCAACCGGACAAAGTGCAGGAAGAGGAAAAGCTGGTCGAGAACACGCCGTTCGAATCCCTGGACAAGCCTCAGGAAGATTCGCCCGAGCCGCCCGGCGATCCGCTCACCGCCGAAGCCGGGCCGGGCAGCAACGAATTCGGTCTGCAGGCCGGCAGCGGCGGCGGCACGCGCATCGGCGGCAAGGGCGGCGGCGGTAATCCGTATGCCGGCTACGCCTCGATGGTGCAGCGCGCGGTGCAGCAGTACCTGCAGCAAGCCGACAAGACCCGCAAGGGCCGCTATAGCGCCACGGTGGCGATGTGGTTGAACGCCGACGGCACGATCCAGCGTTCGCAGGTGATCGCCTCTACCGGAAAACCTGAGCTCGATGCCGCCATCGTCGCCGCGCTGCAGGGCCGCTCGCTGCCGCAGCCGCCGCCGGCGGAAATGCCGCAACCGATCAATTTGCGCATCGGCGCGATCGCGCCGGGATGA